The following are from one region of the Aspergillus luchuensis IFO 4308 DNA, chromosome 4, nearly complete sequence genome:
- the SLY41 gene encoding putative ER to Golgi transport protein (Sly41) (COG:G;~EggNog:ENOG410PGBX;~InterPro:IPR004853;~PFAM:PF03151;~TransMembrane:9 (i125-142o162-182i203-220o232-252i259-277o283-302i330-348o390-410i417-449o)) — protein MTTTTVTGTGRRSSVRLPDLQVPATSTTSQQMTSPIDKFPPFIDEVPETTTEPRESHSNSIRYAATDRWEPRKQAQFSRDNRHPTLNSKRKSRKSISEAISTIRTRNGSVSANAQELAEALKAPVSYKLIVLCLIWYMTSALTNTSSKSILNALPKPITLTIVQFAFVAFWCLVLTYLSNVLPWLKDSIPALRNGIRPPSRDVVLTALPLAIFQLAGHILSSMATSQIPVSLVHTIKGLSPLFTVLAYRVFFRIRYAKATYLSLVPLTLGVMLACSTGFSTNFFGILCALVAALIFVSQNIFSKKLFNEASRAESEAEPSSRRKLDKLNLLYYCSGLAFILTLPIWFISEGYPLISDIIQDGAVSLSGNTGSLDHGALFLEFVFNGVSHFAQNILAFVLLSMISPVSYSVASLVKRVFVIVVAIIWFGSSTTSIQGFGIALTFIGLYLYDRTSHDDLADQRANADHFRTRETILPLNVQTAGKTWDSNGYGPSANKVSHYHSPDGPASHTTSTPKKDDDDQGRIRPRGGSSSRVWLPPGTKQETTWKPNDS, from the exons ATGACCACAACGACTGTGACCGGCACTGGGAGACGCTCTTCTGTACGACTGCCAGACCTTCAAGTACCGGCGACTTCAACGACCTCGCAACAAATGACCAGTCCAATAGACAAGTTTCCGCCATTCATTGATGAAGTACCCGAGACTACGACCGAACCAAGAGAATCGCATTCCAATTCGATTAGATATGCGGCGACAGATCGCTGGGAGCCACGGAAGCAAGCACAGTTTTCACGGGATAACAGGCATCCTACATTGAAttcgaaaagaaaatcaaggaaAAGTATCAGCGAGGCGATTAGCACAATTAGAACACGCAATGGCAGTGTCAGCGCCAATGCACAAGAGTTGGCCGAGGCCCTTAAAGCTCCGGTATCATACAAGCTGATA GTTCTCTGCCTTATATGGTACATGACCTCCGCCCTGACGAATACCTCATCGAAGTCCATCTTAAATGCCCTTCCGAAACCAATAACACTTACTATCGTACAATTCGCCTTTGTAGCATTCTGGTGCTTGGTCTTGACCTATTTATCAAATGTGCTACCCTGGCTGAAAGATAGCATACCGGCCCTCAGGAACGGGATCCGTCCCCCGTCCCGTGATGTTGTTCTGACAGCTTTGCCTTTGGCAATATTCCAGTTAGCCGGCCATATACTTAGCTCTATGGCTACCTCTCAGATCCCCGTCTCACTCGTCCACACAATCAAGGGACTCTCACCTTTGTTCACAGTTTTGGCGTATCGGGTCTTCTTCCGAATTCGATATGCCAAAGCAACATATCTATCTCTTGTCCCATTGACTTTAGGAGTGATGCTCGCTTGCTCTACAGGCTTTTCGACAAACTTCTTCGGCATACTATGTGCGTTAGTAGCTGCATTGATCTTCGTCTCGCAGAACATATTCTCGAAGAAGCTGTTCAATGAAGCGTCTCGTGCAGAGTCAGAGGCAGAACCGTCCAGCCGGCGAAAACTGGATAAGTTGAACTTGCTTTACTATTGCTCTGGATTAGCCTTCATTCTTACACTACCTATCTGGTTCATAAGTGAAGGATATCCTTTGATCTCCGATATCATACAGGATGGCGCTGTCTCATTGTCGGGAAATACAGGCTCGCTGGATCATGGcgctctcttcctcgaatTCGTATTCAACGGGGTGTCGCACTTCGCACAGAATATACTGGCGTTCGTCCTCTTATCTATGATATCACCGGTTTCTTACTCCGTCGCATCTTTGGTGAAAAGAGTCTTCGTGATTGTCGTTGCAATCATTTGGTTTGGAAGCTCGACGACATCCATTCAAGGCTTTGGAATCGCTCTTACCTTTATTGGCCTTTACCTCTACGATCGCACTAGCCACGATGACCTAGCGGACCAGAGAGCAAATGCTGACCATTTTCGCACAAGGGAAACTATTCTTCCCCTGAATGTCCAGACCGCAGGCAAAACATGGGACTCAAATGGCTATGGCCCGTCGGCAAACAAGGTCTCTCACTATCACTCACCAGATGGCCCTGCCTCACATACTACAAGTACACctaagaaggatgatgatgaccagggCCGTATCCGTCCCAGAGGAGGCAGTAGCTCCCGGGTGTGGCTACCTCCTGGCACAAAGCAAGAGACCACTTGGAAGCCGAATGATTCCTAG
- a CDS encoding uncharacterized protein (COG:S;~EggNog:ENOG410PNZ3;~InterPro:IPR010585;~PFAM:PF06632;~go_component: GO:0005634 - nucleus [Evidence IEA];~go_function: GO:0003677 - DNA binding [Evidence IEA];~go_process: GO:0006302 - double-strand break repair [Evidence IEA];~go_process: GO:0006310 - DNA recombination [Evidence IEA]) — protein sequence MSTSEHTSPPRVLRVPRSDEPDSYVLLHVARTNTAALDLNLTATEGEFPYNGVVRQARAKTHRSKGYQGTDEDWVLILLRALGQLEINTDNSDLLSGIELSASIKGQGRQGNQLVLTIRRRVQTITQRLGSIALKQDDEQAIQLFDWSAIAVARADMLEQQLLKLQRHYHEADSTIEQLNKQIEDFISAKRRHEEQLMTNFTQVLNQKKLKIRNQQRLLASAKIDVDDAGKHQAASSKVGARVGSKKHAKRPIVETSDDDAESDNGSESLDQTKPQTSPGRISDTDDEPNSTPQPLEDVDDTTDEDSPTASGIDQGVSEQNKTEEAYHPSRMQKQSPPPRRELPFTRGSGSRKDTIQDLQHQQDNAEETAGETDDDEL from the exons ATGTCTACGTCTGAACACACGTCACCTCCTCGGGTTCTACGTGTCCCCAGGTCTGATGAGCCCGACAGTTATGTGCTGCTCCACGTCGCGCGCACCAATACGGCTGCACTCGACTTGAATCTCACTGCAACGGAAGGAGAATTTCCGTATAATGGGGTCG TGCGACAGGCTCGTGCGAAGACTCACCGTTCAAAGGGTTACCAGGGAACCGATGAGGACTGGGTTCTTATCCTACTGCGTGCCTTGGGTCAGCTAGAGATCAATACAGACAATTCAGATCTGCTATCTGGTATTGAATTATCAGCTAGCATCAAGGGGCAGGGTAGGCAGGGCAATCAACTGGTCCTCACTATTCGCCGGAGGGTCCAAACTATAACT CAAAGACTCGGTTCTATAGCGCTAAAgcaggatgatgagcaaGCTATCCAGCTATTTGACTGGTCTGCTATCGCCGTTGCCAGAGCTGATATGCTTGAGCAGCAGTTATTAAAATTGCAACGGCACTATCACGAAGCCGACAGCACTATCGAGCAGCTCAATAAGCAAATTGAAGACTTCATATCTGCAAAACGCCGCCATGAGGAACAGCTTATGACGAACTTTACGCAAGTTCTAAATCAGAAAAAGCTCAAAATTCGCAATCAACAACGCTTGTTGGCTTCAGCGAAAATTGATGTGGACGATG CTGGTAAACATCAGGCCGCCTCATCAAAAGTCGGGGCCCGTGTCGGGAGCAAGAAGCATGCGAAACGTCCTATTGTGGAAACGAGCGATGACGATGCTGAAAGCGATAATGGCTCGGAGAGCTTGGATCAGACCAAGCCTCAAACCAGCCCAGGAAGGATCTCAGATACGGACGATGAACCGAATTCTACTCCCCAGCCATTGGAGGATGTAGATGATACTACTGATGAAGATTCACCCACAGCGTCCGGCATCGACCAGGGGGTAAGTGAACAAAATAAAACGGAAGAAGCCTATCATCCATCTAGGATGCAAAAACAGTCACCGCCACCCCGCAGGGAACTTCCATTCACCAGAGGGTCAGGATCAAGGAAAGACACAATACAAGATCTACAGCATCAACAAGACAATGCCGAAGAAACCGCAGGCGAGAcagacgatgatgagctATGA
- a CDS encoding Pumilio-family RNA binding repeat-containing protein (COG:J;~EggNog:ENOG410PJNC;~InterPro:IPR001313,IPR016024,IPR011989,IPR033712, IPR033133;~PFAM:PF00806;~go_function: GO:0003723 - RNA binding [Evidence IEA]) codes for MSSHSDAPLNLERRQCEEGIIDSGTSATTHAVYVERESSGLKHLNVSTSPSDCTVSSKGGDCQISGADKHDIPSNKKQKLEHSSNFTFCGHSEMERLLAKLSPKPQSTTPKYPVDQDFIAALPDKQDLLRTSNHTITNHRILSGDESGLIKASSIQRPRDVSHSFDVGKADNVSVDMCEVLRLKQELLVANSKIALQEQELAQTRVIKHTLDQALGPPSETDFNGDITEQTISNLQSALNSSNPAYSQFQDGWNAQDDSQSEMSDALSAGAYNRSRGYWNTPTQQVCSTALSAPIIERSYGEPISLPSANSLGGDSNRFWGNSGTNTSVTGHDALRSHRVFSGPSSGGYTLDTKLPEEQVRFLEGPGLGPRRSITQASRNGPFFQPQSSAWSAFTPGSSDSHGPRSPVNRSNSTYQHVGLFPITQYHQRPVGTPLSPTATEFTAPSPSATQWSTSVAGGNTHQTYISPLEPINYRRLLDRNVSCDWKYIVDKIVCNNDQQASIFLQQKLKVGTTEQKYDIIEAIVHQAYPLMVNRFGNFLVQRCFEHGTPEQVVSIANAIKGNTLSLSMDPFGCHVIQKAFDCVPEEHKAIMVHELLRRIPETVIHRYACHVWQKLFELRWSGEPPQIMTKVNEALRGMWHEVALGETGSLVVQNIFENCVEDEKRPAIEEVLAKIDVLAHGQFGNWCIQHICEHGAPQDKSRAIEHIILWSVDYSMDQFASKIVEKCLKIGGTEFLDRYLARVCTGRTDRPRMPLIDIAGDQYGNYLIQWILMNAAPHQRELVASHIRKHMVSLRGSKFGSRVAMLCCNPSHTTRPGPGSGMPISRYGNFNEDRFPIAGQHGGRFNRGNQWSPNYPPFR; via the exons ATGTCTTCACACTCCGATGCCCCCCTCAATCTGGAACGCAGACAGTGTGAAGAGGGTATCATCGACAGTGGCACGAGTGCTACGACACACGCAGTATATGTTGAGCGTGAATCGTCA GGCCTTAAGCATTTGAATGTTTCCACCAGCCCTTCAGATTGTACAGTATCCTCCAAAGGTGGAGATTGCCAGATCTCTGGGGCTGACAAGCATGACATCCCGTCGAATAAG aagcagaagctagAACATTCAAGCAATTTCACTTTCTGTGGGCACTCCGAGATGGAAAGGCTTCTAGCAAAGCTCTCGCCCAAGCCGCAGTCGACAACCCCGAAGTATCCTGTAGATCAAGATTTCATTGCGGCTTTGCCAGACAAGCAGGATTTGCTTAGAACATCCAATCACACGATTACCAACCACAGGATTCTTTCAGGAGACGAGTCAGGGCTAATTAAGGCGTCAAGTATTCAGCGACCTAGGGACGTCTCGCACTCGTTCGATGTTGGCAAAGCGGACAACGTATCGGTCGATATGTGCGAGGTACTACGTTTAAAGCAAGAATTGCTTGTCGCTAATTCTAAAATCGCCCTCCAGGAGCAGGAACTGGCCCAGACACGCGTGATTAAACATACCTTAGACCAGGCACTTGGGCCCCCTTCTGAAACCGATTTCAATGGGGACATCACGGAACAAACGATAAGTAATCTCCAGAGCGCCCTTAATTCATCCAACCCGGCATATAGCCAGTTtcaagatggatggaatgccCAGGACGATTCGCAATCAGAGATGTCTGATGCGCTTTCCGCAGGAGCTTACAATAGGTCTCGGGGATACTGGAATACTCCCACGCAGCAAGTGTGTAGTACGGCTCTTAGTGCCCCCATTATCGAAAGATCATATGGCGAGCCTATATCTTTGCCAAGTGCTAATTCACTCGGCGGAGATTCGAATCGATTTTGGGGTAACTCAGGCACGAATACCAGTGTAACTGGACACGATGCTTTACGATCTCATCGTGTGTTTTCAGGGCCCTCCAGTGGGGGTTACACCCTCGACACAAAACTCCCGGAAGAACAGGTGAGATTTCTCGAAGGACCCGGCCTTGGACCTCGCCGTTCGATCACTCAAGCCAGCCGCAATGGACCTTTTTTTCAGCCACAAAGCTCTGCTTGGAGTGCATTTACCCCTGGCTCTTCGGACTCACATGGCCCTAGGTCTCCTGTGAATAGATCCAATAGCACCTACCAACATGTTGGTCTGTTTCCCATCACTCAATACCATCAGCGGCCGGTTGGAACGCCACTTTCACCCACGGCGACTGAGTTTACAGCTCCCAGCCCCAGTGCAACGCAATGGTCAACTTCTGTG GCGGGAGGAAACACCCATCAAACATACATCTCTCCCCTCGAGCCAATCAACTACCGACGGCTCCTCGACAGGAATGTCTCTTGTGATTGGAAATATATCGTTGACAAGATTGTTTGCAACAATGATCAACAAGCATCAATATTTCTGCAGCAGAAGCTGAAGGTAGGGACCACAGAGCAGAAATATGATATCATAGAGGCCATAGTACACCAAGCCTATCCCCTGATGGTCAATCGCTTTGGCAACTTTCTAGTGCAACGATGCTTCGAACACGGGACTCCAGAGCAAGTCGTGTCAATCGCTAATGCGATCAAGGGAAACACTTTAAGCCTCAGTATGGATCCCTTTGGCTGTCACGTCATACAGAAAGCGTTTGATTGTGTGCCCGAAGAACATAAGGCAATCATGGTCCACGAGCTTCTACGCAGAATTCCAGAAACTGTCATTCACCGGTATGCCTGCCATGTCTGGCAAAAACTCTTCGAACTACGTTGGAGTGGGGAGCCACCCCAGATAATGACCAAAGTCAATGAAGCACTGCGAGGAATGTGGCATGAGGTCGCCTTGGGTGAGACAGGGAGCTTGGTAGTCCAGAATATCTTCGAAAACTGcgtcgaggatgagaag CGTCCAGCGATCGAAGAAGTGCTAGCGAAAATTGATGTGCTTGCACACGGTCAATTCGGAAACTGGTGTATCCAGCATATCTGTGAGCATGGTGCTCCTCAGGATAAGAGTCGTGCAATAGAGCACATCATCCTTTGGTCTGTGGATTATAGCATGGACCAGTTCGCCTCCAAGATTGTAGAGAAATGTTTGAAGATAGGGGGTACTGAGTTTTTGGACCGTTACCTTGCTCGAGTTTGCACCGGCCGAACTGACCGTCCTAGAATGCCTCTTATTGACA TTGCTGGGGACCAGTATGGCAACTACCTAATCCAATGGATCTTGATGAATGCTGCACCACATCAGCGTGAGCTGGTTGCCAGCCATATTCG GAAACACATGGTATCTCTCCGAGGTTCCAAGTTTGGTTCACGTGTGGCCATGCTCTGCTGCAATCCCTCCCACACAACTCGCCCAGGGCCAGGTTCTGGGATGCCAATTAGTCGCTATGGTAATTTCAATGAGGACAGGTTCCCGATTGCCGGACAGCATGGAGGCCGTTTCAACCGAGGGAACCAGTGGAGTCCTAATTATCCACCATTTCGCTGA
- the NUO78 gene encoding putative NADH-ubiquinone oxidoreductase, subunit G (COG:C;~EggNog:ENOG410PH1J;~InterPro:IPR019574,IPR001041,IPR000283,IPR036010, IPR006656,IPR010228,IPR006963,IPR015405;~PFAM:PF10588,PF00384,PF13510,PF00111,PF09326;~go_component: GO:0016020 - membrane [Evidence IEA];~go_function: GO:0008137 - NADH dehydrogenase (ubiquinone) activity [Evidence IEA];~go_function: GO:0009055 - electron transfer activity [Evidence IEA];~go_function: GO:0016491 - oxidoreductase activity [Evidence IEA];~go_function: GO:0016651 - oxidoreductase activity, acting on NAD(P)H [Evidence IEA];~go_function: GO:0051536 - iron-sulfur cluster binding [Evidence IEA];~go_process: GO:0042773 - ATP synthesis coupled electron transport [Evidence IEA];~go_process: GO:0055114 - oxidation-reduction process [Evidence IEA]) has translation MRPQLSRAAARLVRVPKVNYPRTFATTIPRSAEVELTIDGKKVSVEAGSALIQACEKAGATVPRYCYHEKLLIAGNCRMCLVEVERAPKPVASCAWPVQPGMNVKTNSPLVHKAREGVMEFLLANHPLDCPVCDQGGECDLQDQSMRYGADRGRFHEVGGKRAVEDKNIGPLVKTSMNRCIHCTRCVRFMNDVAGAPELGTTGRGNDMQIGTYLEKNLDSELSGNVIDLCPVGALTSKPYAFRARPWELKHTESIDVHDALGSNIRIDSRGMEVMRVIPRLNDDINEEWINDKSRFACDGLKTQRLTTPLIRREGKFVPATWEQALSEISSAQQNLQLKENEFKAIAGHLVDAESLVAMKDLANKLGSDNLALDQPGGSSPVAHGVDVRSNYLFNSKVYGIEEADAILLVATNPRHEASVLNARIRKQYLRSDLEIGLVGESFDSTFEFEHLGSDVNALKAALSGQFGEKLASAKRPMIIVGSAAAEHQDAKAIFETVGSFVEKHGNNFNTPEWQGYNVLQRAASRAAAYEVGFTTPSPEISQTKPKMVWLLGADEVTTSEIPSDAFVVYQGHHGDRGAQLADVVLPGAAYTEKSGTYINTEGRVQVTRAATSLPGAARDDWKIIRATSEFLNVPLPYDDIEALRDRMEEISPVMRRYDVVESTSVGSLSKVQLVDQNKGTQPTGAPFKRVIEDFYFTDSISRSSPTMARCSAAKATGNPETNFMAAGEMSPQALYG, from the exons ATGCGGCCGCAGTTATCTCGTGCGGCCGCCCGGCTCGTCCGGGTTCCCAAGGTCAACTACCCCAGGACATTCGCGACGACAATCCCTCGCTCCGCTGAGGTTGAACTCACAATTG ATGGGAAGAAAGTTTCAGTCGAAG CTGGCTCCGCTCTCATTCAGGCTTGCGAGAAGGCAGGCGCCACGGTTCCCAG ATACTGCTATCATGA GAAGCTTTTGATTGCAGGAAACT GCCGTATGTGTCTAGTCGAGGTCGAACGGGCGCCTAAACCTGTGGCATCATGTGCTTGGCCTGTGCAGCCGGGCATGAATGTTAAGACGAATTCACCACTTGTACACAAAGCTAGGGAGGGTGTTATGGAATTTCTTTTGGCCAACCACCCTCTTGATTGCCCGGTTTGTGATCAGGGAGGCGAGTGTGATCTGCAAGACCAATCAATGAGATACGGCGCCGACCGTGGGCGTTTCCATGAAGTTGGTGGCAAGCGCGCGGTTGAGGACAAGAACATTGGGCCCCTTGTCAAGACGTCTATGAACAGATGCATTCACTGCACTCGGTGTGTTCGGTTTATGAACGATGTTGCCGGTGCCCCCGAACTGGGAACCACTGGCAGAGGAAACGACATGCAAATCGGTACTTATTTGGAGAAGAACCTTGATTCGGAACTTTCAGGCAACGTCATTGATCTTTGTCCTGTTGGTGCTCTCACCTCGAAGCCCTATGCTTTCCGTGCTCGTCCTTGGGAGTTGAAACATACTGAATCCATTGACGTGCATGATGCTTTGGGCTCGAACATCCGGATCGATAGCCGAGGCATGGAAGTCATGCGTGTTATCCCCAGACTCAACGACGACATTAACGAGGAATGGATCAACGACAAATCTCGGTTCGCGTGTGACGGTCTGAAGACTCAGCGACTTACAACACCCTTGATTCGTCGTGAGGGCAAGTTCGTTCCGGCTACTTGGGAGCAGGCCCTGAGCGAgatctcctccgcccagCAAAACTTGCAGCTGAAAGAGAACGAGTTCAAGGCTATTGCAGGACATCTTGTGGATGCCGAGTCGCTTGTTGCCATGAAAGACTTGGCTAACAAGCTTGGATCCGATAACCTCGCTCTGGACCAGCCGGGTGGCAGCTCGCCTGTTGCCCACGGTGTTGACGTTCGTTCGAACTACCTCTTCAACTCCAAGGTCTACGGAATCGAAGAGGCTGATGCTATCCTTCTCGTTGCTACCAACCCTCGTCATGAGGCCTCTGTCCTCAACGCACGTATCCGTAAGCAATACCTGCGCTCTGACTTGGAGATTGGTCTTGTCGGAGAATCATTCGATAGTACTTTCGAATTCGAGCATCTTGGATCCGATGTCAACGCTCTTAAGGCTGCCCTTTCGGGACAGTTTGGAGAGAAGCTCGCCTCTGCTAAACGTCCAATGATCATCGTTGGCAGTGCTGCGGCTGAACATCAAGACGCGAAGGCGATTTTCGAAACAGTCGGCAGCTTTGTTGAGAAGCATGGCAACAACTTCAACACCCCTGAATGGCAAGGCTACAACGTCCTCCAGCGTGCGGCATCTCGTGCTGCAGCCTACGAGGTTGGCTTTACCACACCGTCTCCCGAAATCTCCCAGACCAAGCCTAAGATGGTTTGGCTGCTGGGTGCTGATGAGGTCACTACGAGTGAAATTCCAAGCGATGCGTTCGTTGTCTACCAAGGACACCATGGTGACCGAGGTGCCCAACTTGCTGATGTTGTCTTGCCTGGCGCAGCCTACACTGAGAAGTCTGGCACCTACATCAACACTGAGGGCCGTGTTCAAGTTACCCGGGCAGCGACTTCGTTGCCTGGTGCGGCTCGTGACGACTGGAAGATTATTCGCGCTACCAGCGAGTTCCTCAACGTTCCACTGCCTTACGATGATATCGAAGCTCTCCGCGATCGCATGGAAGAGATCAGCCCTGTGATGCGTCGATATGACGTCGTTGAGTCCACCTCCGTGGGCTCCCTTAGCAAGGTTCAGTTGGTTGATCAGAACAAGGGCACACAGCCAACTGGAGCGCCTTTCAAGCGTGTTATTGAAGACTTCTACTTCACTGACTCCATCTCTCGAAG CTCACCTACGATGGCCCGCTGCTCAGCAGCCAAGGCTACGGGTAATCCCGAAACTAACTTCATGGCTGCTGGAGAGATGTCGCCCCAGGCTTTGTATGGCTAA
- a CDS encoding DUF5572 domain-containing protein (COG:S;~EggNog:ENOG410PS96;~PFAM:PF17733) has protein sequence MAQLQPSENELFERLSSYPFSTDREFAVGLSIILGHPESPASEEEINRNDDLTLQAKCFYFSRKEKLMPPLEFSAYKAWLESASKVKSADLSSPSPTVNVPNSKEEPAYPSSFAHIVELITTGQPIPGIQQIPDTVLTGHDTPSEKPERRKPWEKGTASQ, from the exons ATGGCGCAGCTTCAGCCCTCGGAGAATGAGCTATTTGAGAGATTGAGCTCATATCCTTTCAGTACGGATCGTGAATTTGCAGTTGGGCTTTCCATCATCCTAGGCCATCCGGAATCACCTGCGTCGGAAGAGGAAATCAATCGCAATGATGACCTTACCCTACAAGCTAAATGCTTCTACTTCTCAAG gaaagaaaagctcATGCCACCACTCGAGTTCTCAGCATACAAAGCATGGCTGGAATCAGCATCAAAAGTCAAGTCCGCCGACCTTTCATCACCAAGCCCTACAGTGAACGTTCCCAATTCTAAAGAGGAGCCTGCATATCCTTCATCCTTCGCTCATATAGTGGAACTCATCACAACCGGTCAACCCATTCCCGGAATTCAACAAATTCCAGACACCGTCTTGACAGGCCATGACACTCCAAGCGAGAAGCCAGAAAGGCGGAAACCATGGGAAAAAGGAACAGCTAGTCAATGA